In Mytilus edulis chromosome 6, xbMytEdul2.2, whole genome shotgun sequence, the following proteins share a genomic window:
- the LOC139528975 gene encoding serine-rich adhesin for platelets-like has protein sequence MTIKTIRLFCTIRQSKQSDYSVQYDDQNNQTIQYNQTIKTIRLFSTIRQSKQSDYSVQSDNQNNQTIQYNTTIKTIRLFSTIQQSKQSDDQNNQTIQYNTTIKTIRIFSTIRRSKQSDDQNNQTIKTIRLFSTIRRSKQSDDQNNQTIQRKRDSADYKNYPISSSDSYSITSRDQLTRSSTFDEVDSVNSASYDSKFSRQSSFDGYNQPYSSRSSLSTFSLSGLSRSASQDGNFSDSRASSLTSLINSAEGSHNFCPENAYYSPLLEKLFEDAESLNLLPKQRIGCVGGKQSRTDSRGDLILPDDEEEEIPFAKYTFNKKPESTGSRSPSEKSSSSKDSRESRESFDKSVKRAQYLQSTSNDSFLSSSLTSSHFDPESPSSSGKMDGRTDSTDRNHGGKQVSSHWTSFNANNEPMIYPTPMPHGYPGQRPNFPFPVQPNPPYFPPMSSGQQPPDQVLMNLGFGDDVENFLPARFAQDWKQKIIQKQQEMYLKAQAELYYQPVHLHQRNNFTRQTSEITSSDSSPEMDLTSRSSISSLSRAGSNSKITTSSTNPKQALLIEEKVIAERQSSIQKLRDLLQSDSVISSVNKEKNGNDLRRREAENKEKAMDFKRKQFARARQKSLPIYLEPLNEEDEISAIKNKLIKAKLHMDSQSNGSTKSPSENSTSDQSVSSSARGSVSSSTRGSIGDSNFTDCDINTYLIDKENGNKSVEKVEEFKIEGDDINNPNVPSICVENNTMSNESIEIDEILGNHRNELHVEPAMITVVLSDTDSKHTAPRLLSHLTPNFLGWESDDKMSRRRSSSSLSISPMPSSPVTVIEVGLDNQNDSLENVTDSIDMDDFNHKDSLLHDFSATLEEKINHPKEYLKRGDSLVSQSIVESDENVECSTMKKTYISQVNHVLQKNSIEIEIPNLECQDMCIQADDGSLSPIIRFTDYEYLFQKLVNVDDGNLFYLAKHCGTQYEAQPENISLDSDKIQCFFNNTPEASSSRRQSFSGPNLSLSGPNLQKVHNTFHKDVEVQTDSESKQSQQEMGIQTDEDLASSRPRVREISTSTSQYITRCSCSSRFDRSDSDSSNASDIQLSLQATIDRLEKKTRKYRALYGKKD, from the exons ATGACAATCAAAACAATCAGACTATTCTGTACAATACGACAATCAAAACAATCAGACTATTCAGTACAATACGACGATCAAAACAATCAGACTATTCAGTACAATCAGACGATCAAAACAATCAGACTATTCAGTACAATACGACAATCAAAACAATCAGACTATTCAGTACAATCAGACAATCAAAACAATCAGACTATTCAGTACAATACGACAATCAAAACAATCAGACTATTCAGTACAATACAACAATCAAAACAATCAGACGATCAAAACAATCAGACTATTCAGTACAATACGACAATCAAAACAATCAGAATATTCAGTACAATCAGACGATCAAAACAATCAGACGATCAAAACAATCAGACGATCAAAACAATCAGACTATTCAGTACAATCAGACGATCAAAACAATCAGACGATCAAAACAATCAGACTATTCA GAGGAAAAGGGATAGTGCTGACTACAAGAATTATCCAATAAGTTCTAGTGATTCATATTCTATCACAAGTCGCGACCAGTTGACTAGAAGTTCGACGTTTGATGAGGTAGATAGTGTGAACTCTGCGTCATACGATTCCAAATTTTCTCGTCAATCAAGTTTTGACGGGTACAATCAACCATACTCAAGTCGTAGTAGTCTAAGTACATTTTCTCTGTCAGGATTATCTCGGTCTGCTAGCCAGGATGGAAACTTTTCTGATTCAAGAGCATCATCTCTGACAAGTTTGATTAACAGTGCAGAAGGGTCACACAATTTTTGCCCTGAAAACGCATATTATAGTCCATTGTTAGAAAAACTATTTGAGGATGCAGAAAGTTTGAATTTATTACCGAAACAGAGAATTGGATGCGTTGGTGGTAAGCAAAGTAGGACAGATTCTAGAGGCGACCTGATTCTTCCGGATGATGAAGAGGAAGAAATACCATTTGCAAAATATACCTTTAATAAAAAACCAGAAAGTACTGGGAGTAGATCTCCATCAGAAAAATCAAGTAGTTCAAAAGATTCGAGAGAATCGAGAGAATCTTTTGACAAGTCTGTCAAAAGAGCTCAGTATCTTCAGTCCACAAGTAATGATTCCTTCTTATCCAGCTCTCTGACATCAAGTCACTTTGATCCAGAAAGCCCATCCTCAAGTGGCAAAATGGATGGCAGAACAGATTCCACAGACAGAAATCATGGTGGCAAACAAGTATCATCTCATTGGACATCATTTAATGCTAACAATGAGCCAATGATATATCCAACTCCAATGCCTCATGGGTATCCTGGGCAGCGGCCAAATTTTCCATTTCCTGTCCAGCCAAATCCCCCCTATTTTCCTCCTATGTCGTCAGGACAACAACCACCTGATCAGGTTCTTATGAATCTTGGCTTTGGGGATGATGTAGAAAATTTTCTTCCTGCAAGATTTGCACAAGACTGGAaacaaaaaatcattcaaaaacagCAAGAAATGTATCTAAAAGCTCAAGCAGAACTGTACTATCAACCAGTTCATCTGCATCAACGGAATAATTTCACCCGACAAACCTCAGAGATAACAAGCTCTGATTCATCTCCAGAAATGGATTTGACATCTAGAAGCAGTATTTCATCCTTGTCTAGAGCAGGGTCAAATTCTAAAATAACCACATCTAGTACAAATCCAAAACAAGCATTGCTTATTGAAGAGAAAGTTATTGCTGAAAGACAATCTAGTATTCAAAAGCTTAGAGATTTACTACAATCAGACAGTGTAATTTCTTCTgtaaataaagagaaaaatggAAATGATTTACGGAGGAGAGAggcagaaaacaaagaaaaagcaATGGACTTTAAACGTAAACAGTTTGCGAGGGCGAGACAGAAGTCACTTCCTATCTATCTGGAGCCTTTGAATGAAGAAGATGAAATTTCAGCCATTAAGAATAAACTGATTAAGGCCAAATTACACATGGATAGCCAATCAAATGGATCGACTAAAAGTCCGTCAGAAAATTCAACTTCAGATCAGAGTGTGTCATCAAGTGCCCGAGGGTCAGTATCATCAAGTACCCGAGGGTCAATTGGCGATTCAAATTTTACAGACTGTGACATAAACACCTATTTGATTGATAAAGAAAATGGAAACAAAAGTGTAGAAAAAGTTGAAGAATTCAAAATAGAGGGAGACGACATTAATAATCCTAATGTGCCTAGCATATGTGTAGAAAATAATACAATGTCAAATGAAAGTATTGAAATAGATGAAATTCTGGGAAACCATCGTAATGAGTTACACGTAGAGCCAGCTATGATCACGGTTGTTTTAAGTGATACAGATTCCAAACACACAGCACCTAGACTTTTGTCTCATTTGACGCCAAATTTTCTTGGTTGGGAGAGTGATGATAAAATGTCGCGACGGAGGTCTTCATCTAGTTTATCCATTTCACCGATGCCTTCTTCCCCAGTTACCGTTATTGAAGTTGGATTAGATAATCAAAACGATAGTTTGGAAAACGTCACAGATAGTATTGATATGGACGATTTTAATCACAAAGATTCGTTGTTACATGATTTTTCTGCTACTCTGGAAGAAAAGATAAATCATCCTAAGGAATATCTGAAAAGAGGGGATAGTTTAGTTTCTCAATCTATTGTAGAGAGTGATGAGAATGTTGAATGTTCTAccatgaaaaaaacatatattagtCAAGTGAACCATGTGCTACAGAAAAATTCAATTGAAATTGAGATTCCAAACCTTGAGTGTCAAGATATGTGCATTCAAGCAGATGATGGTTCTCTGTCACCAATTATCAGATTTACTGACTATGAATATCTGTTTCAAAAACTTGTAAATGTGGATGACGGAAACTTGTTTTATTTAGCAAAACACTGTGGAACTCAGTATGAAGCTCAACCTGAAAATATATCTCTGGACTCAGATAAGATTCagtgtttttttaacaatacaccaGAAGCTTCAAGTAGTCGCAGACAGTCCTTCAGTGGACCAAATTTATCTCTTAGTGGACCAAATTTACAAAAGGTCCACAATACATTTCACAAAGACGTTGAAGTGCAGACGGATTCTGAAAGTAAACAATCCCAGCAAGAAATGGGGATTCAAACAGATGAAGATTTAGCTTCATCCAGACCAAGAGTTAGGGAGATTTCCACATCCACCAGCCAATATATCACACGTTGTAGTTGTTCTAGTCGATTTGATAGGTCAGATTCAGATAGTTCTAATGCCTCAGATATTCAGCTCTCTCTTCAAGCAACTATTGATAGACTGGAGAAAAAGACCAGAAAATATAGAGCTTTGTATGGCAAAAAGGACTAG